tttttttttttttttttttttttttaagagagggggatctcgctgtgttgccctttctggtcttgaactcctgggctcaagcaattctccccccttgacctcccaaagagttgggattacagtcatgagtcactgcTGGTCTCCTTTTGGATACTACCTCGAGAGGGCGTCCCAGCGCGGATGTAGTAACGCCTAACCCTCGAGTTGGAGGCGTTGTTATCCCAGCCTGATGTTTGGGGTCGCGCTCCAGCAGTGATCGCGGGAGTGTTCGCGCCCCGGCCCATAGGGGGCGTGCCAGAACTGGACCCGCAGGGTTCCCTCCAGTGACCACGAGTGGAGGCGCCCTCGGGCCTCAAACAGCCGGGGACGTCCGAGGCTACGACCTCCAAGGAGCTCTGCCCCACCCACTCCCTCCGCCCGAGGAGGCGCCCGCCGGCTCGGACTCACTCGAGCTGGTAGGAGAAGTTGTAGTTGTCTGGGCCCACCCCAGCACTCGCCGCTTCCTCCCAGAAACACACCAAGTCCTCCAACCGCTCGGTGAAGCACAGAAGCTCTTCGGGTCCGCGGGCCGCCAGCAAGGCCGCTGGGGAGGGGCGACAAAGGAAGGGCATGGGGGTCTGAGCTCTGTCCTCGGAAGACagccccctcctcttccctcccgcAGCCTGGGCGGACCCGATAAGAAAAAAGCCCCGCCCTGACATCTTCCCAAGCGGGGCCCTTGGAGGGGTCCGCAGAGGTGGTGCCACCCTAGTTCCCAGAGGCAAGTTGCTCTCTTTACAGTCCCCCGCCGTCACCACTCGCGCACACCTGCCCACCCTGCGGGCAGTTGAGCTGGTCGCGGAGTTCAAGACCTTGAGCTCGGGGCTGCCAGCCCCGCCCCAGCCTAGGACTTGCGCGCGGCTGGGGGTGTGTGCGGAGAGGCGGGCTCCCTATCGGCCCTGGCAGGCTCCCCGCCGACCGATAGCGCCAACCGTGTAccccgcctccctccctccaccggGCCGGGCAAGTGATCTGGCGCCCTCACGCAAACCGTGTTTACAGTAACCTGTGGCTTGGCCCCTCTAACTCGGACCCGGGCTTTATCCTCCCTCCCCTAGGGAGGGTCGGCTGGGTGCCCACCCCCCAGGGACCTTAGCACCAAGCCTGCGCCCTTAGGATTTAGCATGTCCCAGACTCCCTGAAAAGGTAAAACGGGAACTGTAAGCCTACTCCAGCTCTTCCCCAGGACGCGATCAGGAGTCTTGAATCCTAACTtgtcccaccccacccccgcccatCCAGGACCCAGTCTAAGGGTTCAGATGCCAGCTTGGCCCCCAGGACCCGGTCTGAAAGTCTAGAAATAGGCATAGCCCCCAGGACCTAGGCTGGGAGTTCAGGGCCCAGCATGGTCCTGCAGGCTCCAGTGTAGGGGTCCACACGCAGCTCATCCTTACCTTTGCTCTCGAACTTGGGGTCCGGGAGGTTGGGCGGGGGCGCCCAGGCGGCCCCAGCGAGC
This DNA window, taken from Piliocolobus tephrosceles isolate RC106 unplaced genomic scaffold, ASM277652v3 unscaffolded_1589, whole genome shotgun sequence, encodes the following:
- the LOC111531946 gene encoding erythropoietin receptor-like, with the protein product MDHLGASLWPQVGSLCLLLAGAAWAPPPNLPDPKFESKAALLAARGPEELLCFTERLEDLVCFWEEAASAGVGPDNYNFSYQLE